The following are encoded together in the Adhaeribacter arboris genome:
- the rpsG gene encoding 30S ribosomal protein S7 — protein MRKAKPKNRVLLPDPKYKETLVTRFVNYLMYDGKKSIAYNIFYDACEAVEKRTKENGLETWKKALNNIMPSVEVKSRRVGGATFQVPTEVRPDRKISLGIKWMILYARKRGEKTMTDKLAGEIIAAAKGEGAAVKKKDDTHRMAEANKAFSHFRF, from the coding sequence ATGAGAAAAGCAAAACCTAAAAATAGAGTTCTTCTTCCAGATCCAAAGTACAAAGAAACTTTGGTGACCCGTTTTGTAAACTACCTGATGTATGATGGTAAAAAGAGTATTGCTTACAACATTTTCTATGATGCTTGTGAAGCAGTAGAAAAACGGACAAAGGAAAACGGTTTAGAGACTTGGAAAAAAGCTTTAAATAATATTATGCCTAGCGTTGAGGTGAAAAGCCGCCGTGTTGGTGGAGCAACTTTTCAGGTTCCTACGGAAGTTAGACCAGATAGAAAAATTTCGTTAGGAATTAAATGGATGATTCTGTACGCAAGAAAGCGGGGAGAAAAAACAATGACAGATAAATTAGCTGGAGAAATAATTGCTGCAGCTAAAGGAGAAGGTGCTGCTGTTAAGAAAAAGGACGATACCCACCGGATGGCTGAAGCAAATAAAGCCTTCTCACATTTTAGATTTTAA
- the rpoC gene encoding DNA-directed RNA polymerase subunit beta' — protein MTFAKNKKLVQDFSKITISLSSPESILERSNGEVTKPETINYRTYKPEMGGLFCERIFGPVKDWECHCGKYKRIRYKGIICDRCGVEVTEKKVRRERMGHIELVVPVAHIWYFKSLPNKIGYLLGLPTKKLDQIIYYERYVVVQPGILAEDGVNTLDFLTEDEYLDMIDKLPRENQMLDNSDPNKFIAKMGAEALELLLTRINLDDLSYELRYSAAHETSQQRKGEALKRLRVVEAFRDAATRIENKPEWMVIRMVPVIPPELRPLVPLDGGRFATSDLNDLYRRVIIRNNRLKRLIEIKAPEVILRNEKRMLQEAVDSLFDNSRKVNAVRAEGNRALKSLSDMLKGKQGRFRQNLLGKRVDYSGRSVIVVGPELKLHECGLPKNMAAELFKPFIIRKLIERGIVKTVKSAKKIVDRKDPVVWDILENVLKGHPVLLNRAPTLHRLGIQAFQPKLIEGKAIQLHPLVCTAFNADFDGDQMAVHVPLGPAAILEASMLMLASHNILNPANGAPIAVPSQDMVLGLYYVTKGKRTTENETIVGEGRTFYSAEEVIIAINEGQLSKHAYIKVRTNVLDENDRIVTKVIETVAGRVLFNQFVPEEVGFVDELLTKKKLQQIISRVFKATGMARTAQFLDDIKTLGFQSAYKGGLSMGLGDIVIPKEKDILVEQAKRDVDAVWANYSMGLITDNERYNQVIDIWTRINNQITETLMSRLEKDDQGFNSIYMMMHSGARGSREQIRQLGGMRGLMAKPQKSLQGSVGEIIENPILSNFKEGLDVIEYFISTHGARKGLADTALKTADAGYLTRRLVDVSQDVIVNEEDCGTLRGLEVSALKDNEDIVESLSERILGRVNVHDVIDPINNEMILEAGSEITEEITRRIEATSIETIEIRSVLTCESKRGICAKCYGRNLSSGRMVQKGEAVGVIAAQSIGEPGTQLTLRTFHVGGTASNIAVDAAIRAKFNGVVEFEDVRTIETINNEGNTVKVVMGRSGEVRIVEPGTNKILISNHVPYGSFLTVEEGQTITKGDEICAWDPYNAVILSEFDGLISYEALIEGITFREESDEQTGHREKVIIETKDKTQNPSIVVNPSNGESKGYNIPVGAHLTVEDGEQIRAGQILAKIPRAIGKTRDITGGLPRVTELFEARNPSNPAVVSEIDGVVSYGGVKRGNREIFIESKDGVKKKYMVPLSKHILVQDNDFVRAGLPLSDGAITPTDILNIQGPGAVQEYLVNEIQEVYRLQGVKINDKHIEVVVRQMMQKVMVIDPGDTTFLENQVVDKVTFMEENDTIIDMKVVEDSGDSTNLKPGQIVTSRRLRDENSSLKRRDLRPVTVRDAQPAVSKPTLQGITQASLGTQSWISAASFQETTKVLSEAAIKGKADELLGLKENVIVGHLIPAGTGLREYNNLIVGSKEEYDALIASKQTTKARQSELQNR, from the coding sequence ATGACATTTGCAAAAAATAAAAAATTAGTTCAGGACTTCTCCAAAATTACGATTAGCCTTTCTTCTCCAGAATCCATTTTGGAGCGGTCAAACGGTGAAGTAACTAAGCCGGAAACCATTAACTACAGAACTTACAAACCAGAAATGGGAGGATTGTTCTGTGAGCGAATCTTTGGTCCGGTAAAAGATTGGGAATGTCACTGCGGTAAATACAAAAGAATTAGATATAAAGGTATTATCTGTGATCGTTGCGGGGTAGAAGTTACGGAGAAAAAAGTACGTCGCGAACGCATGGGGCATATTGAATTAGTAGTACCAGTTGCTCATATCTGGTACTTCAAATCATTGCCAAATAAAATAGGTTATCTATTAGGCTTACCTACCAAAAAACTCGACCAAATAATTTATTATGAACGGTATGTAGTAGTGCAGCCTGGTATTTTAGCTGAAGATGGGGTAAATACCTTAGACTTCTTAACGGAAGATGAATACTTGGATATGATTGACAAGCTTCCGCGGGAAAATCAAATGCTGGACAACAGTGACCCAAATAAATTTATTGCAAAAATGGGTGCTGAAGCTCTGGAGTTATTATTAACCCGGATTAACCTTGATGATCTATCTTACGAATTGCGCTATTCTGCGGCACATGAAACTTCTCAGCAACGTAAAGGGGAAGCCTTAAAGCGTTTGCGAGTAGTAGAAGCTTTCCGGGATGCCGCTACCCGGATTGAAAATAAACCAGAATGGATGGTTATCCGGATGGTGCCCGTTATTCCACCAGAATTACGCCCATTAGTACCATTGGATGGGGGGCGTTTCGCAACTTCCGACTTAAATGACTTATACCGCCGTGTTATTATTCGGAACAACCGTCTGAAGCGCTTAATTGAAATTAAGGCACCGGAAGTTATTTTACGTAACGAAAAACGCATGTTACAGGAAGCCGTTGACTCTTTGTTCGACAACTCCCGTAAAGTAAATGCAGTTCGTGCGGAAGGTAACCGGGCTTTAAAGTCTCTTTCGGATATGCTGAAAGGTAAACAAGGCCGTTTCCGTCAGAACTTATTAGGTAAGCGGGTTGACTATTCTGGTCGTTCGGTTATTGTGGTAGGTCCGGAGCTTAAATTACACGAGTGCGGTTTGCCTAAGAATATGGCAGCTGAGCTTTTTAAGCCATTTATTATTCGAAAACTAATTGAGCGGGGAATTGTTAAAACCGTTAAGTCAGCAAAGAAAATAGTTGATCGTAAAGATCCAGTGGTTTGGGATATTTTAGAAAATGTTCTAAAAGGACATCCTGTTTTGCTTAACCGAGCTCCTACACTCCACCGTTTAGGTATCCAAGCCTTCCAGCCAAAATTGATTGAAGGAAAGGCAATCCAATTACATCCATTAGTATGTACGGCATTCAACGCTGACTTTGATGGTGACCAGATGGCGGTTCACGTTCCACTAGGACCAGCTGCTATTTTGGAAGCTTCTATGCTCATGCTTGCTTCTCATAATATCTTAAACCCGGCAAACGGTGCGCCAATTGCAGTGCCTTCTCAGGACATGGTACTAGGATTGTATTATGTTACAAAAGGCAAGCGTACCACTGAAAACGAAACTATTGTTGGGGAAGGTAGAACTTTCTATAGTGCGGAAGAAGTAATTATTGCCATTAACGAAGGGCAATTATCTAAGCATGCCTATATCAAAGTTAGAACGAACGTTCTGGATGAAAATGACCGCATCGTTACGAAAGTAATTGAAACAGTAGCTGGCCGAGTATTATTTAATCAGTTTGTGCCAGAGGAAGTTGGTTTCGTAGACGAGTTGCTAACTAAGAAAAAGCTGCAGCAAATTATATCCCGGGTGTTTAAAGCAACTGGTATGGCGCGGACTGCTCAGTTCCTGGATGACATTAAAACCTTAGGCTTCCAGTCAGCCTATAAAGGTGGTCTGTCAATGGGCTTAGGTGATATCGTAATTCCGAAAGAAAAGGATATACTGGTTGAGCAAGCAAAAAGAGATGTAGATGCGGTATGGGCTAATTACTCAATGGGTTTGATTACCGATAATGAGCGTTATAACCAAGTGATTGATATTTGGACCCGTATTAATAACCAAATTACGGAAACTTTAATGAGTCGTCTAGAAAAAGATGATCAAGGTTTTAACTCTATCTATATGATGATGCACTCCGGAGCTCGTGGTTCCAGAGAGCAAATTCGTCAGCTAGGAGGTATGCGGGGATTAATGGCAAAACCGCAGAAGTCTTTACAGGGCTCTGTAGGTGAAATCATTGAAAACCCAATTCTTTCTAACTTTAAAGAAGGGTTAGATGTAATTGAGTATTTTATTTCCACACACGGTGCAAGAAAAGGTTTAGCAGATACAGCACTTAAAACAGCTGATGCTGGTTACCTAACTCGCCGTTTGGTTGACGTATCGCAAGATGTTATTGTGAATGAAGAAGATTGCGGTACTTTACGCGGTCTGGAAGTAAGCGCTTTAAAAGATAATGAAGATATAGTAGAATCTCTTTCTGAACGTATTTTGGGCCGAGTAAATGTGCACGACGTAATTGACCCAATTAACAATGAAATGATTTTGGAAGCTGGAAGCGAAATTACGGAGGAAATTACCAGAAGAATTGAAGCTACCAGTATCGAAACAATAGAAATTCGTTCGGTATTAACTTGCGAAAGTAAGCGCGGTATCTGTGCAAAATGCTATGGACGTAATCTTTCTTCTGGCCGAATGGTTCAGAAAGGAGAAGCAGTTGGAGTTATTGCAGCTCAATCAATTGGTGAACCAGGTACTCAGTTAACTCTTCGTACATTCCACGTAGGTGGTACTGCTTCAAACATTGCAGTAGATGCAGCTATTCGTGCCAAATTCAACGGGGTAGTAGAGTTTGAAGATGTCCGGACCATTGAGACAATTAATAACGAAGGTAATACTGTAAAAGTAGTAATGGGTCGTTCCGGAGAAGTAAGAATTGTTGAGCCAGGTACAAATAAAATTTTAATTTCTAATCACGTACCTTATGGTTCTTTCTTAACTGTAGAAGAAGGACAGACAATCACGAAAGGAGATGAAATATGTGCTTGGGATCCATATAATGCGGTAATTCTTTCGGAGTTTGATGGTCTCATCAGCTACGAAGCTCTTATTGAAGGTATCACATTCCGGGAGGAATCTGACGAGCAAACAGGTCACCGTGAAAAAGTTATTATTGAAACGAAAGATAAGACGCAGAATCCATCCATTGTCGTAAATCCGAGCAATGGTGAGAGCAAAGGTTATAATATTCCGGTTGGAGCCCATTTAACGGTTGAAGATGGAGAACAAATCCGTGCTGGCCAAATATTAGCAAAAATACCACGGGCAATTGGTAAAACAAGAGATATAACCGGAGGTCTGCCGCGAGTAACAGAATTGTTCGAAGCCCGTAATCCATCCAACCCGGCGGTTGTTTCCGAAATTGATGGTGTTGTATCTTATGGAGGTGTAAAACGTGGTAACCGAGAAATCTTCATCGAATCGAAAGATGGAGTGAAGAAGAAATATATGGTGCCATTGTCGAAACACATTCTGGTGCAAGACAATGATTTTGTTCGGGCCGGTTTACCATTATCAGATGGAGCTATTACCCCAACGGATATTCTAAATATTCAAGGTCCAGGTGCTGTACAGGAGTACTTAGTAAATGAAATCCAGGAAGTGTACCGCTTACAAGGTGTCAAAATTAATGACAAGCACATTGAAGTAGTAGTTCGTCAGATGATGCAAAAAGTTATGGTAATTGATCCGGGTGATACCACCTTCCTTGAAAATCAAGTAGTGGATAAAGTTACTTTCATGGAAGAAAATGATACTATCATCGACATGAAAGTAGTGGAAGACTCAGGTGATTCAACTAATTTAAAACCAGGTCAAATCGTAACTTCTCGCCGTTTACGTGATGAAAACTCAAGCTTAAAGCGTCGGGATCTTCGTCCGGTAACGGTGCGTGATGCTCAACCAGCAGTATCTAAACCAACCTTACAAGGTATTACGCAAGCATCTTTAGGTACTCAAAGCTGGATTTCAGCTGCATCCTTCCAAGAAACTACTAAAGTATTAAGCGAGGCCGCCATAAAAGGTAAAGCAGACGAACTGTTAGGTTTGAAAGAAAACGTAATTGTAGGTCACTTAATCCCTGCAGGTACTGGTTTACGAGAGTATAATAACTTGATTGTTGGTTCAAAAGAAGAATACGATGCTTTAATTGCTTCTAAACAAACCACTAAAGCAAGACAATCAGAATTACAAAATAGATAA
- the rpsL gene encoding 30S ribosomal protein S12, protein MPTIQQLVRKGREKLTSKSKSPALDSCPQRRGVCTRVYTTTPKKPNSAMRKVARVRLTNGKEVNAYIPGEGHNLQEHSIVLIRGGRVKDLPGVRYHIIRGALDTAGVNGRLQRRSKYGAKRPKPGQAAAAKGGKPAPGKKK, encoded by the coding sequence ATGCCTACTATACAGCAATTAGTAAGAAAGGGTAGAGAAAAATTAACATCTAAATCCAAATCTCCTGCCTTAGACTCATGCCCGCAGAGAAGAGGCGTGTGTACCCGTGTTTACACAACCACTCCAAAAAAGCCAAATTCTGCCATGCGTAAAGTGGCGCGGGTACGATTAACTAATGGGAAAGAGGTAAATGCCTACATTCCGGGAGAAGGCCATAATTTACAGGAACACTCTATTGTATTAATTCGGGGTGGTAGAGTAAAGGATTTGCCTGGAGTAAGATATCATATTATTCGTGGTGCGTTGGATACTGCTGGGGTAAACGGAAGATTACAAAGAAGATCTAAATACGGAGCAAAGCGACCTAAACCAGGACAAGCAGCTGCCGCAAAAGGAGGTAAACCAGCACCGGGTAAAAAGAAATAA
- the rpsJ gene encoding 30S ribosomal protein S10, whose protein sequence is MNQKIRIKLKSYDHNLVDKSSEKIVKAVKATGAIVSGPIPLPTEKDKFTVLRSPHVNKKAREQFQLCTYKRLVDIYSTSSKTVDALMKLELPSGVDVEIKV, encoded by the coding sequence ATGAATCAAAAAATTAGAATAAAACTAAAGTCTTACGATCACAACTTGGTTGACAAGTCGTCTGAAAAAATCGTGAAGGCAGTTAAAGCTACCGGTGCGATTGTAAGCGGCCCAATTCCATTGCCTACAGAAAAAGACAAATTTACTGTTCTTCGCTCTCCTCACGTAAATAAGAAAGCACGTGAGCAATTTCAATTATGTACTTATAAAAGATTGGTAGATATTTATTCAACCAGTTCAAAAACGGTAGATGCTTTAATGAAATTAGAATTACCCAGTGGAGTAGACGTTGAAATTAAAGTTTGA
- the rplC gene encoding 50S ribosomal protein L3, giving the protein MPGIIGKKIGMTSLFTPDGKSIAATLIQAGPCVVTQVKTVEVDGYQAVQVGFGEVKEKKVSRALAGHFKKANSTAKAKVVEFRTENESFQLGDTIGVDLFEEGEFLDVVGTSKGKGFQGVVKRYNFSGVGGQTHGQHNRARHPGSIGACSWPSRVFKGMRMAGRMGNNRVKIQNLRVMRVLADKNLILVSGSVPGAKNSFVVLEK; this is encoded by the coding sequence ATGCCTGGAATTATCGGTAAAAAAATCGGAATGACAAGCCTCTTCACTCCTGATGGAAAAAGCATAGCGGCTACGCTTATCCAAGCAGGGCCGTGTGTTGTAACACAGGTAAAAACAGTTGAAGTGGATGGATACCAAGCTGTACAAGTCGGCTTTGGTGAAGTTAAGGAAAAGAAGGTGTCGCGTGCATTAGCAGGCCACTTCAAAAAAGCAAATTCAACAGCAAAAGCCAAAGTTGTTGAATTTAGAACAGAAAATGAAAGTTTTCAGCTAGGCGATACTATAGGAGTTGACCTTTTTGAAGAAGGTGAGTTTTTAGATGTAGTAGGAACTTCAAAAGGAAAAGGCTTTCAAGGTGTTGTGAAACGCTATAATTTTAGTGGTGTTGGTGGCCAAACCCATGGTCAGCATAACCGTGCCAGACACCCTGGTTCAATTGGTGCCTGCTCTTGGCCCTCAAGAGTTTTCAAAGGAATGCGAATGGCTGGAAGAATGGGGAATAACCGCGTAAAAATTCAAAATTTAAGAGTTATGCGGGTTTTAGCCGATAAAAATTTAATTCTTGTTAGTGGCTCTGTTCCTGGTGCCAAAAATTCATTTGTTGTATTAGAAAAATAG
- the fusA gene encoding elongation factor G, with the protein MARDLKYTRNIGIAAHIDAGKTTTTERILYYSGVSHKIGEVHDGAATMDWMEQEQERGITITSAATTVNWDYRGNKYHINIIDTPGHVDFTVEVNRSLRVLDGLVFLFSAVDGVEPQSETNWRLANNYNVARIGFVNKMDRSGADFLAVVRQVKEMLGSNAVALQLPIGAEDNFRGVVDLVNFRGIEWNEQDKGMTFIEVPIPDDMLEEATQYREKLLEAVAEYDESLMEKYFDDPESITEDEILSALRKATIDMAIVPMLCGSSFKNKGVQTMLDYVMALCPSPLDKESIKGTNPDTGEEVARKPSETEPFAALAFKIATDPYVGRLCFIRAYSGVLESGSYVYNTRSNNKERISRIFQMHANKQNAIERLSAGDIGAVVGFKDIKTGDTLCAQDAKIVLEAMDFPEPVIGYAIEPKTQADADKMGMAIGKLVEEDPTLQVHTDQETGQTILRGMGELHLEIIMDRLKREFKVEINQGAPQVAYKETITKSVEHRETYKKQSGGRGKFGDIVFEIGPRTDEKTGLEFVNAIVGGVIPKEFIPAIQKGFEEAMKDGVLAGFPIESMRVRLFHGSYHEVDSDALSFELAARQGFKEAARKCAPKLLEPIMALEVITPDEYTGPVTGDLNRRRGLMKGMDTKAGSQVVKADVPLSELFGYVTDLRTLTSGRATANLTFSHYEQVPQNLAEAIVAKIKGTGK; encoded by the coding sequence ATGGCTCGCGATTTAAAATATACAAGGAATATTGGGATTGCTGCGCATATTGATGCCGGTAAAACTACTACAACAGAACGTATTCTTTACTATTCTGGAGTAAGCCACAAAATAGGTGAAGTTCATGATGGAGCTGCAACTATGGACTGGATGGAACAGGAACAGGAAAGAGGTATTACCATTACTTCTGCTGCAACAACCGTTAATTGGGATTACAGAGGTAACAAGTACCATATTAACATTATTGATACTCCAGGACACGTTGACTTTACTGTTGAAGTAAATCGTTCATTAAGAGTATTAGATGGATTAGTATTTTTATTTAGTGCTGTAGATGGGGTAGAGCCTCAATCTGAAACTAACTGGCGATTAGCAAACAACTATAACGTAGCTCGAATCGGATTCGTGAATAAAATGGATCGCTCAGGTGCGGATTTCTTAGCTGTTGTAAGACAAGTAAAAGAAATGCTGGGAAGCAATGCAGTTGCCTTACAATTACCTATTGGTGCAGAGGATAATTTTCGCGGGGTGGTGGATTTAGTTAATTTCCGGGGTATCGAATGGAATGAACAGGATAAAGGAATGACCTTTATTGAAGTTCCTATTCCGGATGATATGCTGGAAGAAGCTACTCAATACCGGGAAAAATTATTAGAGGCAGTAGCAGAGTATGATGAAAGCTTAATGGAAAAATACTTTGATGATCCGGAATCTATCACCGAGGATGAAATCCTGTCAGCTTTAAGAAAAGCTACTATTGACATGGCTATCGTACCAATGCTTTGTGGATCTTCTTTTAAGAACAAAGGAGTACAAACAATGCTGGATTACGTAATGGCGTTGTGTCCATCTCCTTTAGATAAAGAAAGTATAAAAGGAACGAATCCAGATACTGGTGAAGAAGTAGCAAGAAAGCCTTCTGAAACGGAACCATTTGCTGCTTTAGCTTTTAAAATTGCTACTGACCCTTATGTAGGTCGTCTTTGCTTTATTCGGGCATACTCCGGAGTGTTAGAATCTGGTTCTTACGTATACAATACTCGTTCTAACAATAAGGAACGTATATCACGTATTTTTCAGATGCATGCTAATAAGCAAAATGCAATTGAAAGATTAAGTGCAGGGGATATTGGCGCAGTAGTAGGATTTAAAGATATTAAAACTGGAGATACACTATGCGCGCAAGATGCCAAAATCGTCTTGGAAGCTATGGACTTTCCAGAACCAGTTATAGGATACGCTATTGAACCTAAAACCCAAGCAGATGCGGACAAAATGGGTATGGCTATTGGTAAATTAGTGGAAGAAGATCCAACTTTGCAAGTTCACACTGATCAGGAAACTGGTCAAACAATTCTGAGAGGAATGGGTGAATTGCACTTGGAAATTATCATGGACCGACTAAAAAGAGAGTTCAAGGTAGAAATAAACCAGGGTGCACCACAAGTTGCCTATAAAGAAACAATCACGAAAAGCGTTGAACACAGAGAAACTTACAAAAAGCAATCTGGTGGTAGAGGTAAATTCGGTGATATTGTTTTTGAAATTGGACCAAGAACTGATGAAAAAACAGGATTAGAGTTTGTTAATGCCATAGTTGGAGGGGTAATTCCAAAAGAATTTATACCAGCCATTCAGAAAGGCTTCGAAGAAGCTATGAAAGACGGGGTACTTGCTGGCTTCCCAATTGAATCAATGCGAGTACGTTTGTTCCATGGATCATACCATGAAGTGGATTCAGATGCATTATCTTTTGAATTGGCGGCTCGACAAGGCTTTAAAGAAGCAGCTCGTAAATGTGCTCCAAAATTATTAGAACCTATAATGGCTTTGGAAGTAATCACTCCTGATGAATATACCGGTCCAGTAACCGGAGATTTGAATAGAAGGAGAGGTTTAATGAAAGGAATGGACACAAAAGCAGGTTCACAGGTTGTAAAAGCAGACGTTCCTTTATCTGAGCTATTTGGTTATGTAACGGATTTAAGAACTTTAACATCTGGAAGAGCTACAGCAAATTTAACATTCTCCCACTATGAGCAAGTGCCACAAAATTTGGCCGAAGCTATTGTGGCAAAAATTAAAGGTACAGGAAAATAG
- a CDS encoding DUF3467 domain-containing protein, with product MAKETPKSDQNQINIELSEEIAEGEYANLAMIAHSSSEFVIDFIRLMPGIPKAKVKARIVITPEHAKRLLAALADNIQRFESSFGTIKQTQEEPSFPMNFGNNIGEA from the coding sequence ATGGCAAAAGAGACGCCAAAGAGCGATCAAAATCAAATTAATATTGAGCTATCGGAAGAGATAGCGGAAGGAGAGTACGCTAATTTGGCAATGATTGCTCATTCAAGCAGTGAATTTGTAATTGATTTTATCCGTTTAATGCCAGGCATTCCAAAAGCAAAGGTAAAAGCCAGAATAGTTATTACTCCAGAACATGCAAAAAGATTATTAGCAGCACTAGCAGATAACATTCAACGCTTCGAAAGTTCTTTTGGAACCATAAAACAAACCCAAGAAGAACCTAGCTTTCCAATGAACTTTGGAAATAATATAGGTGAAGCTTGA